One window of the Bradyrhizobium sp. NP1 genome contains the following:
- a CDS encoding Maf-like protein, with the protein MLGRPKFVLASGSPRRLALLNQAGIEPDALRPADVDETPRRGELPRACANRLARAKADAALKSVQLDDELRGAYILAADTVVAVGRRILPKANLVDEASQCLRLLSGRNHRVYTAICVVTPKESFRQRLVETRVRFKRLSEDDIQAYVGSGEWRGKAGGYAVQGIAGSFVVKMVGSYTNVVGLPLYESTALLSGEGFPIRFGWLSAVNAG; encoded by the coding sequence ATGCTTGGCCGCCCCAAATTCGTTCTTGCTTCCGGTTCGCCACGGCGCCTGGCGCTGCTCAACCAGGCTGGGATCGAGCCGGATGCGCTGCGCCCGGCCGACGTCGACGAGACGCCGCGGCGGGGCGAGCTGCCGCGGGCCTGCGCCAACCGCCTGGCGCGGGCGAAGGCGGATGCCGCGCTGAAATCGGTGCAGCTCGACGACGAGCTGCGCGGCGCCTACATCCTCGCCGCCGACACCGTGGTCGCGGTCGGCCGGCGTATCCTGCCCAAGGCCAATCTGGTCGACGAGGCCTCGCAATGTCTGCGGCTGCTCTCGGGCCGCAACCATCGCGTCTACACCGCGATCTGCGTGGTGACGCCAAAGGAAAGCTTTCGCCAGCGCCTGGTGGAAACCCGCGTGCGCTTCAAGCGCCTCTCCGAGGACGACATTCAGGCCTATGTCGGCTCCGGCGAATGGCGCGGCAAGGCCGGTGGCTACGCCGTGCAGGGCATCGCCGGTTCCTTCGTGGTGAAGATGGTCGGCTCCTACACCAACGTCGTGGGGCTGCCCCTCTATGAATCCACCGCGCTGCTGTCAGGCGAAGGTTTTCCGATCCGCTTCGGCTGGCTCAGCGCCGTCAATGCCGGCTGA
- the yacG gene encoding DNA gyrase inhibitor YacG yields MADDPGKHVPAAPGPRNKSPTAKSCPICGKPASHATRPFCSARCRSVDLNRWLSGSYVVPGAPDDADDVE; encoded by the coding sequence ATGGCTGACGATCCAGGCAAGCATGTCCCGGCCGCACCCGGCCCGCGCAATAAGAGCCCGACGGCAAAATCCTGCCCGATCTGCGGCAAGCCGGCGTCGCATGCGACACGCCCGTTCTGTTCCGCGCGCTGCCGCAGCGTCGACCTGAATCGCTGGCTTTCCGGCTCCTATGTCGTGCCGGGCGCCCCCGATGACGCCGACGACGTGGAATAG
- a CDS encoding FAD-dependent monooxygenase, whose amino-acid sequence MSVLLSTCGSRAAELVAAAETTGSAADHAVLIVGAGPTGLVLAGELALAKVDVAIVERRTSQDLAGSRAGGLHSRTIEVLDQRGIADRFLSEGQKAQVAGFAGNRLDISDFPTRHPYGLGLRQNHIERILAGWIGELAVPIYRGIEVTGFAQDDSGVDVALGDGGSLRAQYLVGCDGGRSLIRKVAGIAFPGSDPTTSSLIAEAELAETPAEWGIHRDALGIHSLGRVEYEIRDGKVVYADRGPVGILVTERQVGATGEPTLADLSEALIAVYGTDYGIHSPTWISRFTDATRQAEAYRKGRVLVAGDAAHIHPPDGGQGLQTGVQDAVNLGWKLAQVVKRTAPESLLDTYHAERHPVAARVLRNTMAAVALRREDEHTRALRDTMAELLGMQEPRKRFAAMLSGLDIHYDLGEGHPLLGRRMPDLDLDTANGPRRVFALLHDARPVLLNLGEPGGFDIAPWADRVQMIDAKYVGAWELPAIGTVAAPTAVLIRPDGYVAWVGDATRLGLADALTRSFGPPAAA is encoded by the coding sequence ATGTCCGTGCTGTTGTCGACGTGCGGTTCGCGCGCGGCCGAGTTGGTCGCCGCCGCGGAAACGACGGGAAGTGCGGCCGACCATGCAGTATTGATCGTCGGAGCAGGTCCCACCGGATTGGTGTTGGCAGGCGAGTTGGCGTTGGCGAAGGTCGACGTTGCCATTGTCGAGCGGCGCACCAGCCAGGACCTTGCCGGCTCGCGCGCAGGCGGTCTGCACTCGCGGACCATCGAGGTCCTCGATCAGCGCGGAATTGCCGATCGCTTCCTCTCTGAGGGGCAGAAGGCGCAGGTTGCCGGGTTCGCGGGGAATCGGCTGGACATCAGCGACTTTCCGACCCGGCACCCTTACGGGCTCGGGCTGCGGCAAAACCATATCGAGCGCATCCTCGCCGGGTGGATCGGTGAACTGGCGGTGCCCATCTATCGCGGCATCGAGGTGACGGGCTTCGCACAGGATGACTCCGGCGTCGACGTCGCGCTCGGTGACGGCGGGTCGCTGCGGGCGCAATATCTCGTCGGTTGCGACGGCGGACGCAGTCTGATCCGTAAAGTAGCCGGCATCGCGTTCCCGGGATCGGATCCGACCACCAGCAGCCTGATCGCCGAGGCCGAGCTGGCCGAGACGCCGGCGGAATGGGGCATCCACCGTGACGCCCTCGGCATTCATTCCCTGGGTAGGGTGGAATACGAGATTCGCGACGGCAAGGTGGTCTACGCGGATCGGGGACCGGTGGGAATTCTGGTGACCGAGCGGCAGGTCGGAGCCACCGGCGAGCCCACCTTGGCCGATCTCAGCGAGGCGCTGATCGCCGTCTACGGAACCGATTACGGGATACACAGTCCCACCTGGATCTCCCGGTTTACCGATGCCACCCGGCAGGCCGAAGCCTACCGCAAGGGACGGGTGCTGGTGGCCGGGGACGCCGCGCACATACATCCGCCCGACGGTGGACAGGGCCTTCAGACCGGTGTGCAGGATGCGGTGAATCTGGGATGGAAGCTGGCCCAGGTGGTCAAGCGGACAGCGCCGGAGAGCCTGCTGGACACCTATCACGCCGAGCGTCACCCGGTCGCTGCCCGGGTGTTGCGCAACACGATGGCCGCCGTCGCGCTTCGCCGCGAAGACGAACACACCAGGGCATTGCGCGACACAATGGCCGAGCTCCTCGGCATGCAGGAGCCTCGCAAGCGATTTGCTGCGATGCTGTCCGGGCTGGACATTCACTACGACCTTGGCGAGGGACACCCGCTGCTCGGGCGCCGCATGCCCGATCTCGACCTCGACACCGCCAACGGCCCGCGGCGAGTGTTCGCCCTGCTGCACGATGCCCGGCCGGTGCTGCTCAACCTCGGTGAGCCCGGAGGCTTCGACATCGCTCCATGGGCGGACCGGGTCCAAATGATCGACGCCAAATACGTCGGCGCGTGGGAGCTTCCGGCAATCGGGACGGTTGCTGCTCCGACCGCGGTGTTAATTCGGCCCGACGGCTATGTGGCTTGGGTGGGGGATGCAACCCGGCTCGGACTCGCTGACGCGCTGACCAGATCGTTCGGGCCTCCTGCCGCGGCATAA
- a CDS encoding CusA/CzcA family heavy metal efflux RND transporter, producing the protein MIKSLLAFGLTRSAIVVLGVIVFCAAGLVAFTKLNIEAYPNPAPVILEITAQAPGLSAEEMEKYYTIPMEVGLYPTPGVVNIRSTSFYGLSFVRVTFKYGTDYFFALTQASISLQQNVNLPGNLVPTIQSSSLVGEIYRYQIVGPPHFGLTNLRTVQDYIVTRRLLTIPGVAQINSWGGTTKQFNVDADLEKLEAYNITGPQLISALGNANINVGGREISIGQQSVNIRGIGLVDSGGADDATKGYRVRDVENVVLTQSNGLPIQVKDVATVSVGYVPRLGIAGRDNQDDIVAAIVVMRRTEHTNDIIPRVEAEVERLNSDGSLPPGVRIVPYYDRSSLVGVTTRTVLHNLIFGCLLVFLIQWVFLGDLRSAVIVSANIPLALFFAIILLVLQGEDANLLSLGAVDFGIIVDSAVIMMENIYRNFQSTPEHRRTLLQQLGEGYWGPDPTSAVGPNAPRWPTRLRIIFASAMQVDKAVFFTAAITVTAFVPLFTMQGVEGQIFGPMARTYGYALAGALLSTFTVTPVLASLLLPKEVQEVETRIVRSLRAAYTPVLRWALANLRAAVILGIVFLALSVGAATRLGSEFLPALEEGNFWIRASLPPTVSLDAGTDATRKMREILLRHPEVITVVSQHGRPDNGSDASPFSNVELFAPLKPFDEWPANLTKEKLTEELQRELTDELPGVNFNFSQYIQDNVEEALSGVKGANSVKIVGPNLDVLERLASQAMAEMTRIRGVADLGIFHLEGQPNLNIRIDREKAARYGLNTGDINAVVQAALGGTNATTILEGDRQFALAVRLEPKYRSSIDAIRTVKVAYQTPSGINAYIPLSELADISLDTGASFIYRERSQRYIPIKFSVRGRDLGSTVAEAQERVANAVKLPNGYQIIWAGEFDNLQAAKKRLMVVVPITLLLILVLLYGLFNSWRDSLLAVAGIPFAIGGGLIALYFAGLDFSVSAAIGFISLFGVAVMDGILNITYFRELRAQGMTVAEAVFRGAEQRMRPMLMTALSAGVGLFPAAISHGIGSQVQRPLATVVVGGMFIGPLLLLVVAPALRRIFLARDATPVADDTEAPAPADGQGEAGTTP; encoded by the coding sequence TTGATTAAGTCGCTCCTCGCCTTTGGACTGACGCGCAGCGCCATCGTCGTGCTCGGCGTTATCGTGTTCTGCGCGGCCGGGCTCGTGGCTTTCACGAAGCTCAACATCGAGGCCTATCCGAACCCGGCGCCCGTGATCCTCGAGATCACCGCGCAGGCGCCCGGCCTTTCCGCCGAGGAGATGGAGAAGTACTACACCATCCCGATGGAGGTCGGCCTCTATCCGACGCCCGGCGTCGTCAACATCCGCTCCACCTCGTTCTATGGCCTGTCGTTCGTCCGCGTCACCTTCAAATACGGCACCGACTATTTCTTTGCCCTCACCCAGGCCTCGATCAGCCTGCAGCAGAACGTCAACCTGCCCGGCAATCTGGTGCCGACGATCCAGTCGTCGAGCCTGGTCGGCGAGATCTACCGCTACCAGATCGTCGGTCCGCCGCATTTCGGCCTGACCAATCTGCGGACGGTGCAGGACTATATCGTCACCCGCCGCCTGCTCACGATTCCCGGCGTGGCCCAGATCAACTCCTGGGGCGGCACCACCAAGCAGTTCAACGTCGATGCCGACCTTGAGAAGCTCGAGGCCTACAACATCACGGGGCCTCAGCTCATCAGCGCGCTCGGCAACGCCAACATCAATGTCGGCGGTCGCGAGATTTCGATCGGCCAGCAGTCGGTCAACATCCGCGGCATCGGCCTCGTCGACTCCGGCGGCGCGGACGACGCCACCAAGGGCTATCGCGTGCGGGACGTCGAGAACGTTGTCCTCACGCAGTCGAACGGCCTTCCGATCCAGGTCAAGGATGTTGCGACCGTCTCGGTGGGCTACGTGCCGCGGCTCGGCATTGCCGGCCGCGACAACCAGGACGATATCGTGGCGGCCATCGTCGTGATGCGGCGCACCGAGCACACCAACGACATCATTCCGCGCGTCGAGGCCGAGGTCGAAAGGCTCAACAGCGACGGCAGCCTGCCGCCCGGGGTCAGGATCGTGCCGTATTACGACCGCAGCTCGCTGGTCGGCGTGACCACCCGCACGGTGCTGCACAACCTGATCTTCGGCTGCCTGCTGGTGTTCCTGATCCAGTGGGTCTTTCTCGGCGACCTGCGCAGCGCCGTGATCGTGAGCGCCAACATTCCGCTCGCCCTGTTCTTCGCCATCATCCTTCTGGTGCTGCAGGGTGAGGACGCCAACCTGCTGTCGCTCGGCGCGGTCGATTTCGGCATCATCGTCGATTCCGCCGTGATCATGATGGAGAACATCTACCGCAATTTCCAGTCGACGCCCGAGCACCGGCGGACGCTGCTGCAGCAGCTCGGCGAAGGCTATTGGGGTCCCGATCCGACCTCCGCCGTCGGGCCCAACGCCCCACGCTGGCCGACGCGGCTGCGCATTATCTTCGCGAGCGCCATGCAGGTTGACAAGGCGGTCTTCTTCACGGCGGCGATCACGGTGACCGCGTTCGTGCCGCTGTTCACGATGCAGGGCGTCGAGGGTCAGATCTTCGGGCCGATGGCGCGCACCTACGGCTATGCACTCGCCGGGGCGCTGTTGTCGACCTTCACCGTCACGCCAGTGCTGGCGTCGCTGCTGCTTCCGAAGGAAGTGCAGGAAGTGGAAACGCGGATCGTCCGCTCGCTCCGCGCGGCCTACACGCCGGTGCTGCGCTGGGCGCTCGCCAATCTGCGCGCCGCCGTCATCCTCGGGATTGTCTTCCTTGCCCTCAGCGTGGGCGCGGCAACCCGGCTCGGCAGCGAATTCCTCCCCGCGCTCGAGGAAGGCAATTTCTGGATCAGGGCCTCGCTTCCGCCCACCGTCTCGCTGGACGCGGGCACCGATGCCACGCGCAAGATGCGCGAAATCCTGCTGCGGCATCCCGAGGTCATCACCGTGGTGTCGCAGCACGGCCGTCCCGACAATGGCAGCGACGCCTCGCCCTTCTCCAATGTCGAGCTGTTCGCGCCGCTCAAGCCGTTCGACGAATGGCCCGCCAATTTGACGAAGGAGAAGCTCACCGAGGAGCTCCAGCGCGAACTCACCGACGAGCTGCCCGGCGTCAACTTCAACTTCTCGCAATATATCCAGGACAATGTCGAGGAGGCGCTGTCGGGTGTGAAGGGCGCCAACTCTGTCAAGATCGTCGGCCCCAACCTCGACGTGCTGGAGCGGCTTGCGAGCCAGGCGATGGCCGAGATGACCAGGATCCGCGGCGTCGCCGACCTCGGCATTTTCCATCTGGAGGGCCAGCCCAACCTCAACATCAGGATCGACCGCGAGAAGGCCGCGCGCTACGGCCTCAACACCGGCGACATCAACGCGGTGGTGCAGGCGGCGCTGGGCGGCACCAACGCCACCACCATTCTCGAAGGCGACCGGCAGTTTGCGCTGGCGGTCCGGCTCGAGCCCAAATACCGCAGCAGCATCGACGCGATCCGTACCGTCAAGGTCGCCTACCAGACGCCGTCCGGCATCAATGCCTACATTCCCTTGAGCGAGCTCGCCGACATCTCGCTCGATACCGGCGCCTCCTTCATCTATCGCGAGCGCAGCCAGCGCTACATCCCGATCAAGTTCAGCGTCCGCGGTCGCGACCTCGGCAGCACGGTCGCCGAGGCCCAGGAGCGCGTGGCGAACGCGGTGAAGCTGCCCAACGGCTACCAGATCATCTGGGCCGGCGAGTTCGACAATCTGCAAGCCGCGAAGAAGCGCCTGATGGTGGTGGTGCCGATCACGTTGCTGCTGATCCTCGTGCTGCTATACGGCCTGTTCAACTCCTGGCGCGACAGCCTGCTCGCGGTTGCCGGCATTCCGTTTGCGATCGGCGGCGGCCTGATCGCGCTTTATTTCGCCGGGCTCGACTTCAGCGTCTCCGCCGCGATCGGCTTCATCTCGCTGTTCGGCGTCGCCGTCATGGATGGCATCCTCAACATCACCTATTTCCGCGAGCTCAGGGCGCAGGGCATGACGGTCGCCGAAGCGGTGTTTCGCGGTGCCGAGCAGCGCATGCGACCGATGTTGATGACGGCTCTTTCCGCAGGCGTGGGACTGTTCCCGGCAGCCATCTCGCACGGCATCGGCAGCCAGGTGCAGCGGCCGCTGGCGACGGTGGTGGTCGGAGGTATGTTCATCGGTCCGCTGCTCCTCCTGGTGGTTGCGCCTGCGCTGCGCCGAATTTTCCTTGCACGAGACGCAACCCCAGTCGCAGACGATACCGAAGCGCCTGCTCCGGCCGATGGGCAAGGCGAAGCCGGGACAACGCCGTGA
- a CDS encoding tetratricopeptide repeat protein: MTHASLLARRARFGVFEADPRSGELTKNGRRVRLQEQPFQLLSALLQRPGEVVTREELQGLLWPRTIVDYDHGLNKAVSKIREALGDSAENPRFVETVARRGYRFLADVAVIDDRAARAFVADPATNAAPAPDHAPGAGGTLRKPAAWMGLTLLSMAALLACLHLWSPRAQAAHSLAVLPLVNMSDDGSQDFLADGMTAELITQLGKVSSLRVISRTSAMAYKGASKSLATIARELDVDAVVEGTVTRSGTHVRISAELVHVPDDKHIWANSYEGDVRDSLTLQAQVARAVAHEVQATLSHGEQAALDRAGVVDPLAYENYLKGRFFLNKRTGDDLRTAIRYFRQAIETDRSYAEAYSGLADAYALAGDWEYGVLSSREAFPKAVEAATRALELDNTLGEAHASLAFALDLYGWNWDVAGSEFETAIHLNPGYATAHHWYAWHLMLMGKNAEAIAELRRAQSLDPLSLIVGADIADALCINHDFDAAIELIGRTLELDPRFAVGHFELGQALAQLHQFDQAIAEFQKAIDISGHSSVLDSNLAYAYAASGRKAEAARIARDMEAQSATYPSPEAHIALVHVGLGDRDTAFAWLNKAYGAGFNPSILLRPAFDPIRTDTRFKDLLRRIGLPT, from the coding sequence ATGACCCACGCCTCGCTACTCGCCAGACGCGCGAGGTTTGGGGTCTTCGAAGCCGATCCGAGGAGCGGTGAGCTGACCAAGAACGGCCGGCGGGTGCGCCTGCAGGAGCAGCCGTTCCAGTTGCTCTCGGCCCTGCTGCAGCGGCCCGGCGAAGTCGTGACGCGCGAGGAGCTTCAGGGCCTGCTCTGGCCGCGGACGATTGTCGACTACGACCACGGGCTCAACAAGGCCGTCAGCAAGATCCGCGAGGCACTTGGCGATTCCGCGGAAAACCCGCGCTTTGTCGAAACCGTCGCGCGCCGCGGCTATCGCTTCCTTGCCGACGTCGCCGTGATCGACGATCGCGCGGCCAGGGCGTTCGTGGCAGATCCCGCGACCAACGCTGCGCCGGCCCCCGATCATGCGCCCGGCGCCGGCGGCACCCTGCGAAAGCCGGCCGCGTGGATGGGATTGACGCTGCTGTCGATGGCCGCACTCCTGGCCTGTCTCCATCTCTGGTCACCGAGAGCGCAGGCCGCGCATTCACTCGCGGTCTTGCCGCTCGTCAACATGTCGGACGATGGCTCGCAGGACTTCCTGGCGGACGGAATGACGGCGGAGCTGATCACGCAGCTCGGGAAGGTCAGTTCGCTCCGGGTGATCTCGCGCACCTCCGCGATGGCCTACAAGGGCGCCAGCAAGTCGCTCGCCACGATTGCCCGCGAGCTTGACGTCGACGCCGTCGTCGAAGGCACCGTGACGCGTTCCGGCACGCACGTGCGAATATCGGCCGAGCTGGTCCACGTGCCCGACGACAAGCATATCTGGGCAAACAGTTATGAGGGAGACGTTCGCGACTCGCTGACGCTCCAGGCTCAGGTTGCCCGCGCCGTCGCGCACGAGGTGCAGGCCACCTTGAGCCACGGCGAACAGGCCGCGCTCGATCGCGCTGGCGTCGTCGATCCCCTCGCCTACGAGAACTATCTCAAGGGACGTTTTTTCCTCAACAAGCGCACCGGAGACGACCTCAGAACGGCCATTCGATATTTCCGCCAGGCCATCGAAACCGATCGGAGCTATGCCGAGGCCTATTCGGGTCTCGCCGATGCCTATGCGCTGGCGGGCGACTGGGAGTATGGCGTTCTCTCCAGCCGGGAGGCCTTTCCCAAGGCTGTCGAGGCTGCGACGCGGGCGCTGGAGCTCGACAACACGCTCGGCGAAGCGCACGCCTCGCTCGCCTTCGCGCTCGATCTCTACGGCTGGAATTGGGATGTCGCCGGCTCCGAGTTCGAAACCGCCATCCATCTCAATCCCGGTTATGCCACGGCGCACCACTGGTACGCATGGCATCTCATGCTGATGGGCAAGAACGCGGAAGCGATCGCGGAGCTCAGGCGCGCGCAAAGCCTCGATCCGCTCTCGCTGATCGTCGGCGCCGATATCGCGGATGCCCTGTGCATCAACCACGACTTCGACGCCGCGATCGAATTGATCGGCAGGACGCTCGAGCTTGATCCGCGATTTGCCGTCGGCCATTTCGAGCTCGGGCAGGCGCTGGCGCAATTGCATCAATTCGACCAGGCGATTGCGGAATTCCAGAAGGCCATCGACATCTCCGGGCACAGCAGCGTGCTCGATTCCAACCTCGCCTACGCCTATGCGGCTTCCGGCCGCAAGGCAGAGGCCGCCAGGATCGCGCGGGACATGGAGGCACAGAGCGCAACCTACCCGTCGCCGGAGGCACACATTGCCCTTGTCCATGTCGGGCTTGGAGATCGCGACACGGCATTCGCCTGGCTCAACAAGGCCTATGGCGCCGGATTCAATCCATCGATCCTGCTGCGGCCCGCATTCGACCCGATCCGGACCGATACGCGATTCAAGGACCTTTTGCGCCGTATCGGCTTGCCCACCTGA
- a CDS encoding sigma factor-like helix-turn-helix DNA-binding protein, with amino-acid sequence MLDAAYNFARFLSRDAGTAQDIVHAAFLHCRRGSDAGRNGRARLLKIVRDCYRTWLTARRRTHRQNCGPAGKPLSVAVASSILRSDDDRGGAAGLADSDPGAVRLAIETMPRRLREVLVLREIEALSYREIAEVTSLQTSEIMSRLVRARRMLARSLDRGPSARSRSTRASYSAASSGLENPAASLTRSA; translated from the coding sequence ATGCTCGATGCGGCCTACAATTTTGCGCGGTTTCTGAGCCGTGATGCCGGTACGGCACAAGACATCGTCCACGCGGCATTCCTTCACTGCCGGCGCGGATCCGACGCCGGCCGAAACGGTCGGGCCCGGCTGCTCAAAATCGTGCGCGATTGCTACCGGACGTGGCTGACCGCCCGCCGGCGAACGCATCGGCAGAACTGTGGACCCGCGGGGAAGCCGTTATCAGTTGCCGTTGCGTCATCCATCCTCCGTTCGGATGACGACAGGGGCGGGGCCGCCGGCCTAGCCGATTCGGATCCGGGCGCGGTGCGCCTGGCCATCGAAACGATGCCGCGACGGCTCCGCGAGGTTCTGGTGCTGCGCGAGATCGAGGCGCTGTCCTACAGGGAGATCGCCGAGGTGACGTCGCTGCAGACGAGCGAAATCATGTCGCGGCTGGTTCGCGCGCGGCGGATGCTGGCGCGGTCGCTCGATCGCGGCCCATCCGCCCGCAGCCGAAGCACGCGGGCGAGCTACTCGGCGGCAAGCAGCGGGCTCGAAAATCCAGCGGCAAGCTTGACGAGGTCCGCCTGA